The Belonocnema kinseyi isolate 2016_QV_RU_SX_M_011 chromosome 10, B_treatae_v1, whole genome shotgun sequence genome has a window encoding:
- the LOC117182023 gene encoding phosphatidylinositol-glycan biosynthesis class F protein, producing the protein MLIDILPGEQHLLLIYCSFTCIYLPGILLLLKFTNSLYDVGTYKFIPILFALIFAELVKVWFSLLQTNEVTLKKTETRANPKSKKLCTKTLKTGFKFLVSTSLLSAIYYVVIVLFGAPILSHHEETIMLTLTLTTLTFVPACLHLGIDTALALLFGMQVGNGNLFAEAVKTNVKFTLLGTWLGAIAIPLDWDRPWQAWPVPCVTSALFGYILAHVVTLISMLPIMKQDKSKSHR; encoded by the coding sequence ATGCTTATCGACATTCTGCCAGGAGAGCAGCATCTTTTGCTCATCTATTGCTCCTTTACCTGCATTTACCTGCCCGGAATCTTACTCTTGCTGAAATTCACCAACAGTCTTTACGACGTCGGAACCTACAAATTCATCCCAATCCTTTTCGCTCTCATATTTGCGGAATTGGTCAAGGTATGGTTCTCTCTTTTGCAAACGAACGAGGTGACTCTAAAAAAGACAGAAACCCGGGCCAACCCAAAGTCGAAAAAATTGTGCACCAAGACTCTCAAAACTGGATTTAAATTTCTAGTTTCCACATCTCTACTCTCAGCAATTTACTACGTCGTGATCGTTTTATTTGGAGCGCCTATACTCTCTCATCATGAAGAAACAATTATGCTGACTTTAACTTTAACAACTTTGACTTTCGTGCCAGCCTGTCTGCATTTGGGAATCGATACTGCCCTCGCCCTTTTGTTCGGAATGCAAGTCGGTAATGGAAATTTGTTTGCTGAGGCTGTGAAGACCAATGTGAAATTTACACTTTTGGGCACCTGGCTCGGGGCAATTGCGATTCCCCTCGATTGGGATCGACCCTGGCAAGCGTGGCCGGTTCCTTGTGTAACGAGTGCCTTGTTTGGCTATATTTTGGCCCATGTTGTTACTTTAATTAGCATGTTACCGATCATGAAACAGGACAAGAGCAAGTCTCATCGATAA
- the LOC117181362 gene encoding uncharacterized protein LOC117181362 isoform X2, protein MEEATESLILEALRNGASLKSVNNYGENLLHLGAANGYFRIVKQILEKGACDIDRKNVFGWTPLMQAIRNGKINCAEILLANGANVTESTYLDTSAHLMMKSSMIPEIYSLAKPIEETESYWNDYADNIATFEKQNDDNPNVPPGNKIVVPKICIQEIEAENPRPLELNKIKKPNLTIPLQETNTQSKSLISPTLTYNFDGAFPPSPNPVFLRDENNIFENNDINEEFFFMEVHDLKSNSYIVCDRPLRRCQKFRPPDLEFLNDSADLNSTLSFVPEYSPTKSPNVPPEIEDENAVFGESTPTPPHAKTPPRAFILTPKDAPIAFLLHKYGLGRHILTFLEQEVDVELFLTLSDEDLIEIGIKNDTERFTLLSVIDECKKLGVF, encoded by the exons ATGGAAGAAGCAACAGAATCTCTAATTTTAGAAGCTTTGAGAAATG ggGCTTCTCTGAAGTCTGTGAACAACTATGGAGAAAATTTGTTGCATCTTGGTGCAGCGAATGGCTATTTTCGAATTGTAAAACAGATTTTGGAAAAAGGGGCTTGCGACATTGACCGTAAAAATGTTTTCGGATGGACTCCATTGATGCAGGCTATCaggaatggaaaaattaattgtgcCGAAATTCTCCTCGCTAATGGTGCAAATGTCACTGAATCTACTTATCTTg acaCTTCCGCCCATTTGATGATGAAATCTTCCATGATTCCGGAAATATATTCATTGGCCAAGCCTATTGAAGAGACAGAATCCTACTGGAATGATTACGCCGACAATATTGCAACATTTGAGAAACAAAATGATGATAATCCAAATGTGCCACCAGGCAATAAAATTGttgttccaaaaatttgtattcaggAAATCGAAGCAGAAAATCCGAGACctttggaattaaataaaataaagaaacctAATTTGACAATTCCTCTTCAAGAAACAAATACGCAATCTAAAAGTTTGATTTCGCCAACGCTTACTTACAATTTTGATGGCGCTTTTCCTCCTTCGCCAAATCCCGTTTTTTTGAgagatgaaaataatatttttgaaaataatgatataAATGAGGAGTTCTTTTTTATGGAGGTTCATGATCTGAAATCAAATTCTTATATTGTTTGTGATCGTCCTTTGCGCAG ATGCCAAAAGTTCCGTCCTCccgatttggaatttttaaacgattctgCAGATTTAAATTCCACTCTCAGTTTTGTACCAGAGTATAGTCCAACAAAATCGCCGAATGTCCCTCCTGAAATTGAAgatgaaaatgcagtttttggggAATCTACTCCAACTCCTCCCCATGCAAAAACACCGCCGAGAGCTTTTATCCTCACTCCTAAAGATGCGCCGATAGCTTTTTTGCTTCATAAATACGGCTTGGGTCGtcacattttgacatttttagaacAAGAG GTGGATGTAGAATTATTTCTGACTCTAAGCGACGAGGATTTGATagaaattggaattaaaaatgatacagAGAGATTCACTTTACTCTCCGTGATCGACGAGTGCAAGAAACTGggagttttttaa
- the LOC117181362 gene encoding uncharacterized protein LOC117181362 isoform X1, with amino-acid sequence MEEATESLILEALRNGASLKSVNNYGENLLHLGAANGYFRIVKQILEKGACDIDRKNVFGWTPLMQAIRNGKINCAEILLANGANVTESTYLGMSVIGLATAVGKEMFETVYKCCPSALEMTNLDEVGPLSIAAMKNDKDLFLRLSELGLDPAEANTSAHLMMKSSMIPEIYSLAKPIEETESYWNDYADNIATFEKQNDDNPNVPPGNKIVVPKICIQEIEAENPRPLELNKIKKPNLTIPLQETNTQSKSLISPTLTYNFDGAFPPSPNPVFLRDENNIFENNDINEEFFFMEVHDLKSNSYIVCDRPLRRCQKFRPPDLEFLNDSADLNSTLSFVPEYSPTKSPNVPPEIEDENAVFGESTPTPPHAKTPPRAFILTPKDAPIAFLLHKYGLGRHILTFLEQEVDVELFLTLSDEDLIEIGIKNDTERFTLLSVIDECKKLGVF; translated from the exons ATGGAAGAAGCAACAGAATCTCTAATTTTAGAAGCTTTGAGAAATG ggGCTTCTCTGAAGTCTGTGAACAACTATGGAGAAAATTTGTTGCATCTTGGTGCAGCGAATGGCTATTTTCGAATTGTAAAACAGATTTTGGAAAAAGGGGCTTGCGACATTGACCGTAAAAATGTTTTCGGATGGACTCCATTGATGCAGGCTATCaggaatggaaaaattaattgtgcCGAAATTCTCCTCGCTAATGGTGCAAATGTCACTGAATCTACTTATCTTg gtatgTCAGTAATTGGATTGGCAACAGCAGTAGGCAAAGAAATGTTTGAAACCGTTTACAAATGTTGCCCTTCTGCACTTGAAATGACAAATTTAGACGAGGTTGGTCCACTGAGCATAGCAGCAATGAAAAATGACAAAGATTTATTCTTAAGACTTTCGGAATTAGGATTGGATCCTGCAGAAGCAA acaCTTCCGCCCATTTGATGATGAAATCTTCCATGATTCCGGAAATATATTCATTGGCCAAGCCTATTGAAGAGACAGAATCCTACTGGAATGATTACGCCGACAATATTGCAACATTTGAGAAACAAAATGATGATAATCCAAATGTGCCACCAGGCAATAAAATTGttgttccaaaaatttgtattcaggAAATCGAAGCAGAAAATCCGAGACctttggaattaaataaaataaagaaacctAATTTGACAATTCCTCTTCAAGAAACAAATACGCAATCTAAAAGTTTGATTTCGCCAACGCTTACTTACAATTTTGATGGCGCTTTTCCTCCTTCGCCAAATCCCGTTTTTTTGAgagatgaaaataatatttttgaaaataatgatataAATGAGGAGTTCTTTTTTATGGAGGTTCATGATCTGAAATCAAATTCTTATATTGTTTGTGATCGTCCTTTGCGCAG ATGCCAAAAGTTCCGTCCTCccgatttggaatttttaaacgattctgCAGATTTAAATTCCACTCTCAGTTTTGTACCAGAGTATAGTCCAACAAAATCGCCGAATGTCCCTCCTGAAATTGAAgatgaaaatgcagtttttggggAATCTACTCCAACTCCTCCCCATGCAAAAACACCGCCGAGAGCTTTTATCCTCACTCCTAAAGATGCGCCGATAGCTTTTTTGCTTCATAAATACGGCTTGGGTCGtcacattttgacatttttagaacAAGAG GTGGATGTAGAATTATTTCTGACTCTAAGCGACGAGGATTTGATagaaattggaattaaaaatgatacagAGAGATTCACTTTACTCTCCGTGATCGACGAGTGCAAGAAACTGggagttttttaa